One Babesia bovis T2Bo chromosome 4 map unlocalized Chr4_1, whole genome shotgun sequence genomic window carries:
- a CDS encoding putative integral membrane protein, whose amino-acid sequence MMSATMGPWSSLLNPAANTTDAGNSQETLFTAAYGSGIQLPTLNTLPSVVTVDDYTHAASNIYNEYNALFDLIQKLRYARLRKTTFQDQWNPFEIQHAETCIPIPVDEIEDYNYDEQTSSCRCPMKMPPCSQSQALDDMGYWTYRLRRLSLQAKFKKPYEKLQLGTKYLNIINYKGTLLNSFAKNFSVTERREACNTVDAVLCLSKDPSKAKTKWSPWSGCSEKCNTGIQERFRIIHDKGTRSLATEQRECSLSKCSDYNQHIGQCSISIIPTNPNGQTIVRNCACPTKGSVICSSEEARLTISNWLPAFRKYCEQTLSESTSNILYRDIPQLKMQYLGRFIQLRFKDGYYFDCAERWGTLENADNPRYCRVGSPILCREQIPKTSGRVSFLDITVRDIQTTTAKHFYYPLFFCFLGMTLYYTLRRLLVARKQTNKQI is encoded by the exons ATGATGTCCGCAACTATGGGTCCTTGGAGCTCATTGTTGAACCCCGCTGCGAATACTACAGATGCAGGTAACTCTCAAGAAACCTTGTTCACGGCTGCTTATGGTTCTGGGATCCAGCTTCCCACGCTAAATACGTTGCCTTCAGTAGTGACGGTAGACGACTATACACATGCCGCGTCGAACATCTATAATGAATACAACGCGCTTTTCGATTTAATTCAGAAGCTAAGGTACGCTAGACTTCGTAAAACCACATTCCAAGATCAATGGAACCCTTTTGAAATACAACATGCTGAGACATGTATACCAATTCCAGTCGATGAAATAGAAGATTACAACTATGATGAACAGACGTCGAGCTGTAGATGCCCTATGAAAATGCCTCCGTGTAGCCAATCACAAGCTCTGGATGATATGGGTTACTGGACTTACAGACTACGCAGGTTGTCCCTTCAAGCAAAGTTTAAAAAGCCTTACGAGAAATTACAGCTTGGAACAAAATATTTAAACATAATAAATTACAAAGGTACACTTTTAAATTCTTTTGCAAAAAACTTTTCCGTTACTGAAAGGAGAGAAGCATGTAATACTGTTGACGCAGTATTATGCCTATCCAAAGATCCATCTAAAGCTAAAACGAAATG GTCTCCGTGGAGTGGTTGTTCGGAAAAGTGCAATACAGGTATACAGGAAAGATTTAGGATTATCCATGACAAAGGAACCCGATCACTGGCAACAGAGCAAAGAGAATGCTCTTTATCAAAATGTTCGGACTACAATCAGCATATTGGACAGTGTTCGATATCGATAATACCAACAAATCCAAACGGTCAGACAATCGTGCGCAATTGTGCCTGTCCCACAAAGGGTTCAGTAATCTGTTCATCGGAGGAAGCTCGATTGACAATATCAAACTGGCTACCAGCTTTTAGGAAATATTGTGAACAAACCCTTTCTGAGAGCACTAGTAATATTCTATACCGG GATATCCCCCAATTGAAGATGCAATACTTAGGACGATTTATACAACTGCGTTTCAAGGATGGATATTACTTTGACTGCGCTGAACGTTGGGGAACATTGGAAAATGCGGACAATCCGCGTTATTGTAGAGTAGGATCTCCTATTTTATGTAGGGAACAAATACCGAAAACTAGCGGAAGGG TCTCCTTTTTGGACATCACGGTAAGGGATATTCAAACAACAACTGCGAAACATTTTTATTATCCTCTTTTTTTCTGCTTCTTGGGTATGACCCTCTATTACACACTGCGAAGGCTACTTGTGGCCCGTAAACAAACAAACAAACAGATTTAA
- a CDS encoding Ribosomal_L29_HIP superfamily protein, with the protein MEKIKVYELRNKTDAELLKQLEDLKQEYASMRVQKVTVTSTSKLSQIGVIRKAIAKVLTVYNQRKREEARKQYTKISEMPLNMRPKLTRAKRRALTPKQLHLKTIKQRKKCENFPKRKYALLV; encoded by the exons ATG GAGAAAATCAAGGTGTACGAACTCAGGAACAAAACCGATGCTGAACTCTTGAAGCAACTGGAAGACCTCAAGCAAGAGTATGCATCTATGAGAGTGCAGAAAGTAACAGTGACTTCTACGTCCAAGTTGTCGCAAATCGGTGTTATAAGGAAGGCCATCGCCAAGGTTCTTACAGTATACAACCAACGCAAGCGTGAGGAGGCCAGAAAACAGTACACAAAAATATCTGAAATGCCTCTTAATATGAGACCCAAACTTACCAGAGCCAAGAGAAGAGCACTTACCCCAAAACAACTCCACCTCAAGACCATTAAGCAGCGCAAGAAATGCGAAAACTTTCCTAAACGCAAATATGCCTTATTGGTATAG
- a CDS encoding WD domain G-beta repeat family protein, with amino-acid sequence MAFKDRFSLTNGMDWDSAGETMVTSSQDKSVFIYSLNKACITNILQSKKHGVSGVRFTNESPRIIVCSSSYDATAASVKLWDTVENRYMRSFSLGAPLISGRGISPHPNKDMMLITTANDTCSLYNYDNSTPLFSYKGRKIIGAFDTLGLIFALYTSSVEKKEISLYDLSRYQAPFTTFDIGNVLLTKEDVVSIDFNPNGRSLVIGTNFARLICINAMNGTTLFACCYDNRPSYIVDDKDLCFPSISPDGRYLLSGCTDGRLSIWNFKGQNVCCLPGHEGPPHFACFNPKKAIISSACVKVAWWLPDLKGTSDNISTQ; translated from the exons ATGGCCTTCAAGGACCGTTTCTCCTTAACTAATGGAATGGATTGGGATTCAGCAGGTGAAACAATGGTGACATCGTCTCAAGATAAAagtgtttttatatattccttAAATAAGGCATG CATTACAAACATTCTACAAAGCAAGAAGCATGGCGTCTCTGGCGTTAGATTTACCAACGAAAGCCCGCGAATAATCGTGTGCAGTTCATCTTATGATGCTACTGCAG CGTCCGTCAAATTATGGGATACGGTGGAAAATAGATACATGAGGAGCTTTTCTCTTGGTGCACC TTTAATAAGCGGACGCGGAATATCTCCTCATCCTAATAAAGATATGATGCTCATTACAACAGCCAATGATACATGTTCGCTTTACAACTATGACAATTCCACTCCATTG TTTTCCTATAAAGGGAGAAAGATTATAGGTGCTTTTGATACGCTAGGACTGATTTTTGCTCTTTATACTTCATCCGTAGAAAAGAAAGAGATTTCTTTATACGATTTATCAAGGTACCAG GCACCCTTTACTACATTTGATATCGGAAATGTATTGCTGACAAAGGAAGATGTTGTG AGCATTGATTTTAACCCCAATGGTCGAAGTCTGGTAATAGGAACAAATTTCGCAAGACTAATTTGCATCAATGCAATGAATGGGACTACACTATTCGCATGCTGTTATGATAATAGACCCTCTTACATCGTCGACGATAAGGATTTATGTTTCCCTTCTATATCACCCGATGGAAGATATCTATTGTCTG GCTGCACTGATGGAAGATTGTCCATATGGAACTTTAAAGGGCAAAATGTCTGCTGTCTTCCTGGACACGAGG GTCCACCTCATTTTGCCTGTTTCAATCCAAAGAAGGCCATAATATCGTCGGCGTGTGTAAAGGTCGCATGGTGGCTACCCGATCTTAAGGGCACAAGTGACAACATATCTACTCAGTAG
- a CDS encoding Synaptobrevin family protein has product MGDWLGSVVNSFGNLGNAETKKNISSSDKDGCHIYAVIVMRHYAQKEACRLTAEYDFSTLPMYMAKISREVTDLVSRTTAQEALPDESKCVDMENNMGMFYVKATSDLPPSQLVFIVAVNKHCTRYQALQFLQEAMQIYKVQENVYRDNTGEALKCPALRTLMDQYKGKRDVLVDAQSKLDETKQIVMDTLDKLINRQGNLDELIAKSQDMTQSTARLMRDARRRNSCCSAM; this is encoded by the exons ATGGGTGATTGGCTTGGAAGTGTTGTTAATTCTTTTGGGAATCTTGGCAATGCGGAGACAAAGAAAAATATCTCATCGTCGGATAAAGATGGGTGTCACATATACGCAGTTATAGTTATGCGCCACTATGCGCAAAAGGAAGCATGTAGGCTCACAGCGGAATACGATTTTTCGACTCTACCAATGTATATGGCTAAAATATCTCGTGAAGTGACCGATTTGGTGTCAAG GACCACGGCACAAGAAGCACTACCTGACGAGTCGAAATGCGTAGATATGGAAAACAACATGGGAATGTTCTATGTCAAAGCTACTAGTGATTTACCACCAAGTCAACTTGTTTTTATAGTAGCTGTCAATAAACATTGCACAAGATACCAAGCGCTCCAATTTCTTCAAGAAGCcatgcaaatatataag GTACAAGAAAACGTCTATCGTGACAACACTGGTGAAGCTTTAAAGTGTCCAGCACTACGAACTTTGATGGATCAATACAAGGGAAAGCGTGACGTTTTGGTTGACGCACAATCTAAGTTGGATGAG ACAAAACAAATTGTGATGGATACGTTGGACAAATTGATAAATAGACAGGGAAACCTGGATGAATTGATCGCAAAAAGCCAGGACATGACCCAATCTACAGCTAGACTTATGAG GGATGCTAGACGACGCAATAGTTGTTGCTCGGCGATGTGA
- a CDS encoding Transcription factor Tfb2 family protein yields MEDSFLNHIRLLGDKVWHSLFRRRAPNRAIFRSLGELEQLIILRLVNINQAVPERALRLWMNPTSFTDFRRALSLLRSYYIVEISDNRAKDGKQQYELNQYFKESTLKDIYDIPLELEQGFYYLGNVEDRDKIIGNPPSINTLIQHSKERLDFLVLFLVSKEHREKTLRANKILKKIRKLEKMKGTNTKNPLLFKKVKSLEQQLFTLTKNGKTISSDLLHVLEGYSMIFDEKKKNRIGRGESLMSRHALSWLLKGVDTQLIILIVGYLKYIEKGYLFNETNLTDNSEGRNEARTDVNDQETIEKLALGTNYLTESLDLLLSLSQARYGDTFRLDNPTLSQQRILRFLIELGLVYADSDGSKIYVTNLSFLVDVKHANLVEEHQISMSVCGNKGSKMVVQSNFKIYAYIPSALQMNVLNHICELQAKTPNLVIGVLTRSSLQTAFKSGITADQLICFFESKGQYDDIQINRNVMNVPENVRRQLKMWEAERNRLELLNAVVFKRWDNDFIPELFKRVVRWAQTKRYEIYHTAWPSDISSSAYQKWLENEKYLGCTLESKEEVIEKIKQIRSSLAEEKIRSSSANPYR; encoded by the coding sequence ATGGAAGACAGCTTCCTTAACCATATTAGACTTCTCGGAGACAAAGTATGGCACTCTCTTTTTAGACGAAGAGCGCCAAATCGTGCTATATTTCGCAGTTTAGGGGAGCTTGAACAGCTAATAATTTTGCGCCTCGTTAACATAAACCAAGCTGTTCCTGAGAGAGCCTTAAGGTTATGGATGAATCCAACTTCGTTTACCGATTTCAGAAGAGCTTTATCTTTGTTGAGGTCTTATTATATCGTTGAGATTTCCGACAACCGTGCGAAGGATGGAAAACAACAATATGAATTGAACCAATACTTTAAAGAATCGACGTTGAAAGATATTTATGACATACCTCTAGAATTAGAGCAAGGGTTTTACTACTTAGGAAATGTTGAGGACCGTGATAAAATCATCGGCAACCCTCCATCAATCAACACACTTATACAGCACTCAAAGGAACGCTTAGACTTTTTAGTATTATTTCTCGTGTCAAAGGAGCATCGTGAAAAAACATTAAGAGCGAATAAAATTTTGAAGAAAATAAGGAAGCTAGAGAAAATGAAGGGAACAAACACGAAAAATCCGTTGTTATTCAAAAAGGTCAAATCGTTAGAGCAACAGCTCTTCACTCTAACGAAAAATGGAAAGACCATTTCATCCGATCTTCTACATGTCTTAGAAGGATATAGCATGATATTTGATGAGAAAAAGAAGAACAGGATCGGGAGAGGTGAAAGTTTGATGAGTCGCCATGCCTTGAGCTGGCTATTGAAGGGAGTTGATACACAATTGATTATATTAATTGTTGGatatttaaaatacatTGAGAAAGGGTATTTATTTAATGAAACAAATTTAACAGACAATTCAGAAGGGAGAAATGAAGCCAGAACTGATGTAAATGATCAAGAAACCATAGAAAAGTTAGCTTTGGGAACGAACTATTTAACTGAATCTTTAGATTTGCTTTTATCTCTATCGCAGGCTAGATACGGTGATACATTCCGATTAGATAATCCGACATTGTCCCAGCAACGGATATTACGATTCCTCATCGAGTTAGGCTTAGTCTATGCCGATTCAGATGGGAGCAAAATTTACGTCACTAACTTAAGTTTCCTTGTGGATGTTAAGCATGCGAATCTAGTTGAAGAACACCAAATTTCCATGTCAGTTTGCGGTAATAAAGGAAGCAAAATGGTTGTGCAGAGCAACTTTAAGATTTATGCTTACATACCAAGTGCATTGCAAATGAATGTATTAAATCACATTTGCGAATTGCAAGCTAAGACACCGAATTTGGTGATTGGGGTGTTAACAAGATCAAGCTTACAAACGGCATTCAAGAGTGGGATCACAGCAGATCAACTAATATGCTTTTTCGAATCTAAAGGGCAATATGATGATATACAGATAAATCGTAATGTGATGAATGTTCCAGAAAACGTGCGACGTCAATTAAAAATGTGGGAGGCCGAACGCAATAGACTTGAATTATTAAATGCAGTGGTGTTCAAAAGGTGGGACAATGACTTCATCCCAGAGCTTTTCAAACGTGTAGTCAGATGGGCACAAACTAAACGTTATGAAATATACCATACAGCATGGCCATCGGACATATCTTCATCAGCATATCAAAAATGGCTAGAGAACGAGAAATATTTAGGCTGCACGTTAGAATCCAAAGAGGAAGTAATTGAAAAGATTAAGCAGATTCGGTCGTCGTTAGCGGAAGAAAAAATACGTTCAAGCTCTGCAAATCCATATAGATAG
- a CDS encoding Phosphoglycerate kinase family protein, producing MESMLSSKLGLADIVDKLPGARILLRADFNVPIKEGVIGDCTRIKATIPTIEFLLKHNVKSIVMMSHLGRPDGSRVEKYSLRPVATELSKILNKKVDFLDDCVGETVEKFCQEAPTGTIVLLENLRFHAAEEGVKDKVKVDDSIIQAFRNSLTKLGDIYVNDAFGTAHRAHSSMVGVNVPIKVAGLLMKKELDYFAKILETPKRPFMSILGGAKVKDKIQLIKSIMRKVDILFIGGGMAYTFKNVLNGMPIGQSLYDEEGAKIVPDIMAEAKQLGVKVYLPIDFKAATAFSNDAPFKVVSEADGISDDSQGLDCGPKTVELLKTVIEGCQTIVWNGPLGVFEFSNFATGSIAALDIVGEATKRGAISVIGGGDTASLAEQTGRAHLFSHVSTGGGASLELMEGKVLPGVDALSSK from the exons atggaatccatgCTCTCGTCTAAACTCGGCCTTGCCGATATTGTCGATAAG TTGCCTGGTGCTAGAATATTGCTAAGGGCCGACTTTAATGTGCCCATTAAAGAAGGAGTCATCGGGGATTGCACACGCATAAAAGCAACAATTCCTACGATCGAATTTCTTCTAAAACACAATGTCAAATCTATTGTTATGATGTCGCACCTTGGAAGGCCTGATGGTAGCCGTGTAGAAAAGTACTCTCTTCGTCCGGTCGCTACCGAGCTCTCCAAAATTTTAAACAAAAAGGTTGATTTCCTTGATGACTGCGTTGGTGAAACTGTTGAAAAGTTTTGTCAGGAAGCTCCTACAGGAACGATCGTGTTGTTGGAAAATCTTAGATTCCATGCTGCAGAAGAGGGAGTGAAAGATAAGGTAAAGGTCGATGACAGCATTATCCAGGCATTCCGCAATAGCCTGACCAAATTAGGTGATATTTATGTTAATGATGCATTTGGAACAGCTCATAGAGCTCACAGTTCTATGGTCGGTGTAAATGTGCCTATTAAAGTGGCAGGACTCCTTATGAAAAAGGAGCTAGACTACTTTGCCAAGATACTTGAAACTCCTAAGAGACCGTTCATGAGTATTTTGGGCGGTGCTAAAGTTAAGGACAAAATACAACTAATTAAATCCATAATGCGAAAGGTTGATATTCTATTCATAGGCGGTGGTATGGCCTATACGTTCAAGAATGTTCTCAATGGAATGCCCATAGGTCAATCATTATATGATGAAGAAGGAGCGAAAATTGTTCCAGATATAATGGCTGAAGCGAAGCAACTTGGTGTTAAAGTATACCTTCCAATTGACTTTAAAGCTGCTACTGCGTTTTCCAATGACGCTCCTTTTAAGGTTGTTAGCGAAGCAGATGGGATATCTGATGATTCACAAGGTTTGGACTGTGGCCCAAAGACAGTGGAACTGCTCAAAACTGTTATAGAAGGCTGCCAAACCATTGTGTGGAACGGCCCACTTGGTGTCTTCGAATTTTCTAATTTTGCAACGGGTTCGATTGCCGCATTAGATATCGTTGGAGAAGCTACCAAAAGAGGAGCAATCAGTGTGATTGGTGGCGGTGATACAGCATCTCTTGCCGAACAAACAGGCAGGGCTCATCTTTTCAGCCACGTTTCTACCGGTGGTGGCGCCTCACTCGAACTGATGGAAGGAAAGGTTCTTCCAGGTGTCGATGCCCTTTCAAGCAAGTGA
- a CDS encoding Adenylate kinase family protein, with the protein MIGKSTLNAKCFLLLFFGAPGTGKGTFGRLLASDLNIDHVSSGDILRKEIQRGSTLGRRVKKIVESGLYADDDTICSIVSAELALASRSLILDGIPRTAAQAQFLKSISLKSNIPLISVDLTLDRNILVKRLLGRRHCAQCNSSYNICTISSGEYEMPPLLPSKADLLKCNGCAKLHQRPDDTEEIIQNRLLTYEKNHKEVFRALEGIPTMTFAIKRGIDDYGKFKVSFEKFLQNITIDQLL; encoded by the exons ATGATTGGTAAATCAACCCTAAACGCCAAATGCTTcctgttgttgtttttcgGTGCTCCAGGCACAGGGAAAGGAACATTTGGAAGGCTGTTGGCCTCTGATTTGAATATAGATCATGTTTCATCAG GTGATATACTGCGTAAAGAGATCCAAAGGGGCTCCACACTTGGTCGTCGGGTGAAAAAGATAGTTGAATCAGGTCTTTATGCCGATGATGACACTATATGCAGTATAGTCAG CGCTGAGTTGGCGCTAGCCTCTCGAAGTTTAATCTTGGATGGAATTCCTAGGACAGCCGCACAGGCACAGTTTCTGAAATCCATATCTCTCAAATCGAATATTCCACTCATATCGGTAGATTTAACGTTGGATCGAaacattttggtaaaacGCTTATTAGGCCGAAGG CACTGTGCTCAGTGCAATAGTAGTTATAACATTTGCACTATTAGCTCCGGTGAATATGAAATGCCTCCACTGCTGCCTTCTAAGGCCGACTTGCTGAAG TGCAACGGTTGCGCGAAATTACACCAAAGGCCTGATGACACTGAAGAGATCATTCAGAATCGTTTGTTAACATACGAAAAAAACCACAAGGAGGTTTTTCGTGCTCTAGAAGGT ATACCAACGATGACATTTGCAATAAAACGGGGCATTGATGATTACGGCAAATTCAAAGTTAGCTTTGAGAAATTTCTACAAAATATCACAATTGACCAACT ATTGTAA
- a CDS encoding LSM domain family protein, which translates to METHTPSSYIANITRKPVIVKLNNGTRFRGLLSSLDDRMNLAMENTKEYCDGELVKAYGDSFIRGNNV; encoded by the exons ATGGAGACTCATACTCCTAGTTCTTATATTGCCAATATAACACGGAAGCCGGTAATAGTAAAGCTTAATAATGGGACGCGATTTCGtg GATTATTGTCTAGCTTGGATGACAGGATGAACTTGGCTATGGAAAATACTAAGGAATATTGTGACGGAGAGCTGGTTAAAGCGTATGGAGACTCGTTCATACGAGGCAACAATG TCTAG
- a CDS encoding ribose-phosphate diphosphokinase family protein, which yields MLSPAVILILFLRGICTIRSEGMIDRMVSKNEKNLLVFTGNWNKCLVNDTCSLSGLTLGKSDVSTFSDGEIKVDLQEEILGCDVVIIQSTSPPVNRNLIELLFMISAARKSGAKQITAIIPYFGYARQDRKPSPGSNISASDVARMLELTGVDRVISFDLHSAMCQGFFGPRVQVDNLSVIKIFIDHLVGFNRVAVVSPDAGAYARSIQLYDIFTKKYPQCDVSSAMIFKQRLKANELASAQLCGDVKDRDVIIADDIVDTAGTLCKAAEILITNGAKSVTAVITHGIFSGPALQRIRESPITRILTTDSIAHSESVLAEPKIQIISLAQELSRVLLSV from the exons ATGTTATCGCCTGCGGTGATACTAATATTGTTTTTGAGAGGTATTTGCACTATTAGATCAGAAGGAATGATTGACAGAATGGTTtctaaaaatgaaaagaatCTTCTAGTATTCACAGGTAATTGGAATAAGTGTCTAGTTAATGACACTTGTTCCCTTTCTGGATTAACTCTGGGAAAATCTGACGTATCAACTTTTTCAGATGGGGAAATAAAGGTTGATTTACAGGAAGAAATTCTAGGATGTGACGTGGTAATAATCCAGTCCACGTCCCCCCCTGTTAATAGAAACTTAATAGAACTCTTATTCATGATTTCTGCAGCTAGAAAATCAGGGGCAAAGCAAATTACAGCAATAATACCATACTTTGGATATGCAAGGCAAGACAGAAAACCCAGTCCTGGGTCAAATATATCGGCG AGCGATGTAGCCAGGATGCTAGAGTTGACAGGTGTTGATCGAGTTATATCATTCGACCTCCACAGTGCTATGTGCCAAGGATTCTTTGGACCCAGGGTCCAAGTGGACAACTTGAGTGTTATAAAAATCTTTATAGACCATCTAGTAGGCTTTAACAGGGTTGCTGTGGTTTCGCCGGATGCAGGTGCTTATGCCAGGTCAATTCAACTATACGACATTTTCACGAAGAAGTATCCACAATGTGATGTTTCTTCAGCCATGATATTTAAACAGAGGCTAAAGGCAAATGAATTGGCAAGTGCTCAATTGTGTGGTGATGTCAAGGATCGTGATGTAATTATAGCTGATGACATTGTTGACACAGCTGGAACTCTGTGTAAAGCGGCAGaaattttaataacaaATGGTGCAAAGAGTGTAACGGCCGTCATTACTCATGGCATATTTTCTGGGCCAGCATTGCAGAGAATAAGGGAATCTCCCATTACAAGAATTCTAACAACGGATTCTATCGCACATTCTGAGTCCGTCCTTGCGGAACCTAAAATACAGATTATATCACTCGCTCAGGAACTTTCAAGGGTATTGTTATCAGTATAA
- a CDS encoding RNA recognition motif domain containing protein codes for MAKLYHSISKERKYWDKKLCSSPEEWNYRIQRSSTVYVGNLSFATPEERIHEIFSQAGRIHRIVLGLNSIEKKPCGFAFVIYDTIPAARRSIGMFNGCVIDGRIIRVDADTGDNIDTDRKLARGINGYQWRDVFRKEFDTSRGGQGLGVESTSFGYQDFRIHAPPTSALGTD; via the exons ATGGCGAAACTCTATCATTCAATCTCCAAGGAACGCAAGTATTGGGACAAAAAGCTTTGTTCGTCACCCGAAGAATGGAACTATCGTATACAGCGATCATCTACTGTATATGTTGGTAATTTATCATTTGCAACCCCTGAAGAGAGGATCCATGAG ATATTCTCACAAGCTGGACGCATACATCGCATTGTTTTGGGTCTTAATAGTATCGAAAAAAAACCCTGCGGCTTCGCATTTGTAATTTATGATACCATACCAGCTGCTAGACGCTCGATAGGTATGTTCAATGGATGTGTAATCGACGGAAGGATAATAAGAGTGGATGCCGACACAGGAGATAACATAGATACGGATCGGAAATTAGCTCGTGGTATTAATGGCTACCAATGGCGTGATGTGTTTCGTAAGGAGTTCGACACCAGCCGTGGAGGTCAGGGGCTTGGCGTCGAATCAACATCTTTTGGATATCAAGATTTTAGAATACACGCACCTCCAACAAGCGCCCTCGGTACTGATTAG